A stretch of the Aegilops tauschii subsp. strangulata cultivar AL8/78 chromosome 4, Aet v6.0, whole genome shotgun sequence genome encodes the following:
- the LOC141021466 gene encoding uncharacterized protein, protein MPPHRRETWGYRGVHARPSGGFSAEIRFRGMRLGLGNFDTANKAARAYDAAVWRLRGPHRTLNFPNVPTRERAEELAPLPRLSTDKDRRDNRRREHRLGIAEMDEEAMAMWCQHFPQDIIKEREFYAQRSAERDKRRAERSAYREDKRR, encoded by the coding sequence atgccgccacatcgccgggaaacttggggataccgcggcgtccacgcgcgcccctccggcggcttctccgccgagatccggttccgcgggatgcgcctcggcctcggcaatttcgacaccgccaacaaggccgcccgcgcgtacgacgcggcggtgtggcgcctccgggggcctcatagaacattgaacttccccaacgtgccgacgcgggagcgggcggaggagctcgcgcctctgccgcggcttagcaccgacaaggatcgtcgcgacaaccggaggcgggagcaccgtctcggcatcgccgagatggacgaggaagccatggcgatgtggtgccaacacttcccgcaggacatcatcaaagagcgcgagttctacgcgcaaaggagcgcggagagggataagaggagggcggagcgatccgcctatcgcgaggacaagcgtaggtga